One segment of Streptomyces sp. NBC_01463 DNA contains the following:
- a CDS encoding DUF6357 family protein codes for MRDIVFARNSGWIPNVIREDGELQLTLGAGADANHDPRTFTFPIGEAHLAVIREDLARHLLLWSAVLPLCDAAGTRGPLDEAAAVALLDPILLSPPADVDALFRRIPWDRSRLIAHGADIGLLERGQVCAAMRAATETSNGKRAQEYHANRRRAERGEVLGPLDAAVLRYTGQYLHGATIPKRSPDAVAPALLPEVMRVIATAEQACAGMRIGRDPRRGKRATDKGDWDRMAKAVDAAVRRAHPELVDDAVRTVSFLMCSEATDRSRSTPMEDDETIVGDRTDFGERTRKTALLFTDDKGVEKRWLQGGTRNATAEFWEFVGDRSAADNEVFTIEDEEMGEGLQLHFYADSIARVTTVREGVGGADPEYRVEYSLVDGIRGYRNLLSVFVRGGCVALDQHGSWLSDADQLERARRRRDAQ; via the coding sequence ATGAGAGACATCGTTTTCGCGCGCAACAGCGGCTGGATACCGAACGTGATCCGCGAGGACGGTGAGCTCCAGCTGACTCTCGGTGCCGGTGCCGATGCCAACCATGATCCTCGTACGTTCACGTTCCCGATCGGCGAAGCCCATCTCGCGGTGATCCGGGAGGACCTCGCCAGGCACCTGCTGCTGTGGAGCGCGGTCCTTCCGCTGTGCGACGCCGCCGGAACCCGGGGCCCGCTCGACGAGGCCGCTGCCGTTGCGCTCCTGGACCCGATCCTTCTCTCCCCGCCCGCGGACGTCGACGCGCTCTTCCGGCGCATCCCGTGGGACAGGAGTCGACTCATCGCCCACGGAGCCGACATCGGTCTGCTCGAGCGCGGTCAGGTCTGCGCGGCGATGCGCGCGGCGACGGAGACGTCGAACGGGAAACGAGCGCAGGAATACCACGCGAACCGCCGTCGGGCCGAGCGCGGAGAAGTGCTCGGCCCCCTCGACGCCGCGGTTCTGAGGTACACGGGCCAGTACCTGCACGGCGCGACGATTCCGAAGCGGAGCCCCGATGCCGTCGCCCCCGCGCTGCTGCCCGAGGTCATGCGAGTGATCGCCACCGCGGAGCAGGCGTGCGCCGGGATGCGGATCGGCCGCGATCCGCGACGGGGGAAGCGGGCCACGGACAAGGGGGACTGGGACCGGATGGCGAAGGCGGTCGACGCCGCCGTGCGCCGGGCACACCCTGAGCTCGTCGACGACGCGGTGCGCACCGTGAGCTTCCTGATGTGCTCGGAGGCCACGGACCGCTCCAGGAGCACGCCGATGGAGGATGACGAGACGATCGTCGGCGACCGCACCGACTTCGGCGAGCGTACGAGGAAGACGGCCCTGTTGTTCACCGATGACAAGGGTGTCGAGAAGAGGTGGCTCCAGGGCGGTACCCGCAACGCCACCGCGGAGTTCTGGGAGTTCGTCGGCGATCGCTCCGCCGCGGACAACGAGGTGTTCACCATCGAGGACGAGGAGATGGGCGAAGGGCTCCAGCTCCACTTCTACGCGGATTCCATCGCCCGGGTCACGACGGTGCGCGAGGGTGTGGGCGGGGCGGATCCGGAGTACCGGGTGGAGTACAGCCTGGTCGACGGGATCCGAGGGTACCGGAACCTGCTGAGCGTATTCGTCCGCGGCGGCTGCGTCGCACTCGACCAGCACGGCTCCTGGTTGTCGGATGCCGATCAGCTGGAGCGTGCGCGCCGGCGGCGCGACGCCCAGTAG
- a CDS encoding TetR/AcrR family transcriptional regulator yields the protein MTPAGRRIVAAAEELFYNRGITAVGVDLIAEHSGVTKRTLYNQFGSKDRLVAAYLTERDQRWRSLVRAAVDASDTPVTAVTAPFEALRIWSGANTRGCAFINALAELPDPSHPAYRIAADQKHWLLDLFGELAAKAGCSHPATLATQLLVLHEGTIATQPLALDSLAASTDLARVLVRDGAPDRQ from the coding sequence ATGACACCGGCCGGCCGCCGCATCGTGGCGGCCGCCGAAGAGTTGTTCTACAACCGCGGCATCACAGCGGTCGGCGTGGATCTGATCGCCGAGCACTCCGGCGTGACCAAGCGAACCCTGTACAACCAGTTCGGGTCGAAGGACCGCCTCGTGGCGGCCTATCTCACGGAACGCGACCAGCGCTGGCGCTCCCTCGTCCGGGCAGCCGTCGACGCGAGCGACACGCCCGTCACGGCCGTCACCGCACCCTTCGAGGCGCTGCGGATCTGGAGCGGGGCCAACACCCGCGGATGCGCCTTCATCAACGCGCTGGCCGAGCTCCCGGACCCCTCACATCCCGCCTACCGCATCGCCGCGGACCAGAAGCACTGGCTGCTCGACCTGTTCGGGGAACTCGCCGCCAAGGCAGGCTGCTCACACCCGGCCACCCTTGCCACCCAGCTCCTCGTGCTGCACGAGGGCACCATCGCCACGCAGCCCCTCGCGCTCGACAGCCTTGCGGCGAGCACCGACTTGGCGCGGGTACTGGTCCGAGACGGCGCGCCGGACCGCCAGTAG
- a CDS encoding zinc-binding dehydrogenase, translated as MSPSDLMRAVRITRHGGPEVLELTEVPVPALRAGEVLVRVGAVALNNTDLWTREGAYGRPDDPKALSGWRGPIDFPRIQGADVAGRVVAAGPGAQETLVGRRVVVDPAIYDTEGPDANPVGLMGSERDGGYAEYVTAPVKRVHDMTESPLTDDQLATLPTAYGTALGMIERGRLRKGETALVSGASGGVGLALVQIARARGARVVAISSGPKIDAVRAAGAHEVVDRAGDIAGQIRTVAPEGIDVALDVVAGELVGEGLPLLREGGRWVIAGALGGYGVTFDVRRLYLHNAQVIGSAMHTPRHFDLLMDLARRAEVQPVIATAFPLDQAARAQEELSRRGHVGKIVLRP; from the coding sequence ATGAGTCCGTCCGATCTCATGCGAGCAGTGCGTATCACCAGGCACGGAGGACCGGAGGTCCTTGAGCTGACGGAGGTTCCGGTTCCCGCACTCCGGGCGGGGGAGGTGCTGGTCCGGGTCGGCGCGGTGGCGCTGAACAACACCGACCTGTGGACGCGGGAGGGTGCCTACGGCCGGCCGGACGACCCGAAGGCGCTCTCGGGCTGGCGGGGTCCGATCGACTTCCCGCGCATCCAGGGCGCCGATGTGGCCGGCCGCGTCGTCGCCGCAGGACCCGGAGCGCAGGAGACCCTCGTCGGACGCCGGGTGGTCGTCGATCCCGCGATCTACGACACCGAGGGGCCGGACGCCAACCCGGTGGGGCTGATGGGGAGTGAACGCGACGGCGGCTACGCCGAGTATGTGACGGCGCCGGTGAAACGTGTGCACGACATGACGGAATCGCCGCTCACGGACGACCAGCTCGCGACGTTGCCGACCGCCTACGGCACGGCACTGGGGATGATCGAGCGAGGTCGGCTGCGGAAGGGTGAGACCGCCCTGGTTTCCGGAGCGTCCGGCGGCGTCGGCCTCGCGCTGGTGCAGATCGCACGCGCGCGCGGCGCGAGGGTGGTCGCCATCAGCAGCGGACCCAAGATCGATGCGGTGCGCGCAGCGGGTGCGCACGAAGTCGTCGACCGTGCAGGAGACATCGCCGGGCAGATCCGCACCGTCGCTCCGGAGGGCATCGATGTCGCACTCGACGTCGTGGCCGGCGAGCTGGTGGGTGAGGGGCTTCCGCTGCTGCGCGAAGGGGGCCGGTGGGTCATCGCCGGCGCACTCGGAGGCTACGGTGTGACCTTTGACGTTCGCCGCCTCTATCTGCACAACGCCCAGGTCATCGGTTCCGCGATGCACACGCCCAGGCACTTCGACCTCCTCATGGACCTGGCCCGCCGGGCAGAGGTCCAGCCCGTCATCGCCACGGCCTTCCCCCTGGACCAGGCCGCTCGGGCGCAGGAGGAGCTCTCCCGCAGGGGACACGTGGGAAAGATCGTCCTGCGCCCCTGA
- a CDS encoding MFS transporter — translation MTALSTSSGLSAHKWGVLLVLCGAIFLEGIDVAMLNVALPSIRADLGLSTGELQWVMSAYVLGYGGFMLLGGRAADLFGRRQMFVSWLAVFLLFSGLGGFATEGWMLIVARFVTGVAAAFMTPAGLSVITTGFAEGPERNKALLLYSGTAAGGFTIGLVAGGLLTAVGWRWVFFAPVVLSFLILVAALAFVPKSARPDRSGQRVDAAGALTVTAALVLIVLGVERAAHAGIAASAGTLLAGLAFLAAFLVIERRSAEPLVRMGIFRSASLVRANLSAMLFAAGFFGFQFLVVLYLQELRDWSTLQTSFAMLVIGVDAILSPTLTPRLVSRFGTSKVILGGLLLAVLAYGLFLPLGADWSYAAMFPSLLLLGLAFSLAYGPLTIVATEGVAESEQGLAGGLLYTAFQFGAALGLSAVTAVSAAATHAETPAAVLDGYRTGLLVPFAAAAAAAAISAFGRRTRRNGEPPVAVDAAGERIDVPASR, via the coding sequence ATGACTGCCTTGAGTACGTCGAGCGGGCTGAGCGCACACAAGTGGGGCGTCCTGCTCGTGCTGTGCGGCGCGATCTTCCTCGAAGGAATCGATGTCGCGATGCTCAATGTGGCATTGCCGTCGATCCGCGCCGACCTCGGGCTCTCCACCGGCGAGTTGCAGTGGGTCATGAGCGCCTACGTACTCGGTTACGGCGGTTTCATGTTGCTCGGCGGCCGTGCGGCAGACCTGTTCGGGCGCCGGCAGATGTTCGTCTCCTGGCTCGCCGTCTTCCTGCTGTTCTCCGGGCTCGGCGGGTTCGCCACCGAGGGGTGGATGCTGATCGTCGCGCGGTTCGTCACGGGCGTCGCCGCGGCCTTCATGACCCCGGCCGGTCTGTCCGTCATCACCACCGGCTTTGCTGAGGGTCCGGAGCGGAACAAGGCCCTGTTGCTCTACTCGGGCACCGCCGCGGGAGGCTTCACGATCGGTCTGGTCGCCGGTGGGCTGCTCACCGCCGTCGGCTGGCGCTGGGTCTTCTTCGCCCCGGTCGTGCTCTCCTTCCTCATCCTTGTCGCGGCCCTCGCGTTCGTCCCCAAGTCCGCACGCCCCGACAGGTCCGGTCAGCGCGTCGACGCCGCCGGCGCGCTCACCGTCACCGCGGCGCTCGTGCTGATCGTGCTGGGCGTGGAGCGTGCGGCCCACGCCGGGATCGCTGCCAGCGCCGGAACCCTGCTGGCAGGGCTCGCCTTCCTCGCGGCGTTCCTCGTCATCGAACGGCGGTCGGCCGAGCCCCTGGTACGTATGGGCATCTTCCGCAGCGCCTCTCTGGTCCGGGCCAACCTTTCGGCGATGCTGTTCGCCGCGGGGTTCTTCGGCTTCCAGTTCCTGGTCGTGCTGTATCTCCAGGAGCTGCGCGACTGGTCGACGCTGCAGACGAGCTTCGCGATGCTGGTCATCGGAGTCGACGCGATCCTCTCGCCGACCCTCACTCCTCGGCTGGTCAGCCGCTTCGGCACCTCCAAGGTCATCCTCGGAGGGCTCCTGCTCGCGGTGCTCGCCTACGGACTGTTCCTCCCGTTGGGCGCGGACTGGAGTTACGCGGCCATGTTCCCGAGTCTGCTCCTGCTCGGTCTCGCGTTCTCACTGGCGTACGGGCCGCTCACCATCGTGGCTACGGAGGGGGTCGCTGAATCGGAGCAGGGACTCGCGGGCGGTCTTCTCTACACCGCGTTCCAGTTCGGTGCCGCCCTGGGGCTCTCCGCGGTCACCGCCGTCAGCGCGGCCGCCACGCACGCGGAGACTCCTGCCGCAGTACTGGACGGGTACCGGACCGGTCTGCTCGTCCCGTTCGCGGCGGCGGCCGCCGCGGCCGCCATCAGCGCCTTCGGCCGGCGCACCCGGCGGAACGGAGAGCCGCCGGTCGCGGTGGACGCTGCCGGGGAGCGCATCGACGTACCCGCCTCCCGCTGA
- a CDS encoding LysR family transcriptional regulator: MEQSELECFLVLAEELHFGRTAVRLRLSRARVSQLIQKLERRVGAPLFTRTSRRVALTGLGSRLRDDLTPHFRGIENAMARAVASARGIEGILHVGFSTPLAGEMVMKTIEKLRTAHPELAVEVCEVPLSDPYGMLRKGEFDLQLTDFPVREDDLTRGPTLLVEDRVLAVAAGHPLAGRITVTLEDLVGVPLLTIAGDIPDYWLEHQLPARTPSGRPIERGPAVTNYQEALTLVAGGKGALLSGAHIALYHGRPGISYVPVEGDSPLGYGLMWRSGGDSRAIELFGRAAREIARDMAPADPRRVIVGRSATSELRPRVPEPSAERASLPTG; this comes from the coding sequence GTGGAACAGAGCGAACTCGAATGCTTCCTCGTCCTCGCCGAGGAACTGCACTTCGGCCGGACCGCCGTCCGCCTGCGTCTCTCCCGTGCCCGGGTGAGCCAGCTCATCCAGAAGCTGGAGCGCCGCGTCGGAGCGCCGCTGTTCACGCGCACGAGCCGGCGGGTGGCCCTCACCGGCCTGGGCAGCCGTCTGCGTGACGACCTCACACCGCACTTCCGCGGCATCGAGAACGCCATGGCGCGGGCTGTCGCCTCGGCACGGGGCATCGAAGGCATTCTGCACGTCGGCTTCTCCACGCCGTTGGCGGGAGAAATGGTGATGAAGACGATCGAGAAGCTGCGTACCGCCCACCCCGAACTCGCGGTCGAGGTATGCGAGGTGCCGCTCTCCGATCCGTACGGGATGCTGCGGAAGGGCGAGTTCGACCTCCAGCTGACGGACTTCCCCGTGCGCGAGGACGACCTGACCCGCGGTCCGACGCTCCTCGTCGAGGACAGGGTGCTGGCTGTCGCGGCCGGGCATCCCCTGGCCGGGCGGATCACGGTGACGCTTGAGGACCTGGTCGGCGTTCCGTTGCTGACGATTGCGGGGGACATCCCGGATTACTGGCTGGAGCATCAACTGCCGGCCCGCACCCCCAGTGGCCGACCGATCGAGCGGGGGCCGGCCGTCACCAACTATCAGGAGGCCCTGACACTCGTCGCCGGTGGCAAGGGAGCCCTGTTGTCAGGGGCCCACATCGCGCTCTACCACGGCCGTCCCGGTATCTCCTACGTTCCGGTGGAGGGGGACAGCCCCCTCGGATACGGCCTGATGTGGCGGTCCGGCGGCGACAGCCGCGCGATAGAGCTCTTCGGCCGCGCGGCACGCGAGATCGCACGGGACATGGCTCCGGCTGACCCCAGGAGAGTGATTGTCGGCCGATCCGCGACCTCGGAGCTCCGGCCCCGGGTGCCGGAGCCCTCGGCCGAGCGGGCCTCCCTGCCGACGGGTTGA
- a CDS encoding response regulator transcription factor — protein MTHTEPAPRVVIADDQELVRTGFRLILTARGIDVVGEAGHGAEAVATVLRLRPDVVLMDIRMPVMDGLEAARRILAQAPDCRVIMLTTFDLDHYVYAALAAGASGFLLKDVTPAHLAAAVRLVDTGDALLAPSITRRLVERFASSASRTGSGLATPAVHRDLAALTPREREVLTLMGRGLSNSELARELTLSEATVKTHVARIFAKLTLRDRAQAVVLAYETGLVSPGESADTANPCR, from the coding sequence ATGACGCACACCGAACCCGCCCCTCGCGTCGTGATCGCCGACGACCAGGAGCTGGTCCGCACCGGCTTCCGCCTGATCCTGACCGCCCGCGGCATCGACGTGGTGGGCGAAGCCGGCCACGGAGCCGAGGCCGTGGCCACCGTGCTGAGGCTGCGGCCCGACGTCGTGCTGATGGACATCCGAATGCCCGTCATGGACGGCCTGGAGGCCGCCCGCCGCATCCTCGCGCAGGCCCCGGACTGCCGGGTGATCATGCTGACCACCTTCGACCTCGATCACTACGTCTACGCCGCCCTCGCAGCCGGAGCCAGCGGATTCCTGCTCAAGGACGTCACCCCCGCGCATCTGGCCGCCGCCGTACGCCTGGTCGACACCGGTGACGCCCTGCTCGCACCCTCGATCACCCGCCGCCTGGTGGAGCGCTTCGCCTCCAGCGCCTCCAGAACCGGTTCGGGACTTGCAACCCCGGCCGTCCACCGAGACCTGGCCGCGCTGACGCCGCGTGAGCGCGAGGTGCTGACGCTGATGGGCCGGGGTCTTTCCAATTCCGAACTCGCGCGGGAACTGACGCTCAGTGAGGCGACCGTGAAGACCCACGTAGCCCGGATCTTCGCCAAGCTGACCCTGCGCGACCGGGCCCAAGCCGTCGTCCTCGCCTACGAGACAGGACTCGTCTCACCGGGCGAGTCCGCTGACACCGCCAACCCCTGTCGATAG
- a CDS encoding histidine kinase — MWGSGTMWLVIALAAAVGAAGCLCVAVVRARRLHQAAIEERGWLLERERESAARTAVDAERARIAAELHDIVSHNVSLMVVQAGAAREVLATMPDEAAAAMSAVEGAGRNTMTELRHLLGLLAPAQNGDDEPYGMDLSPQPSLSRLSPLIDRIAFAGLPVEMRISGEPRPLPTGIDVTAYRIIQEALTNALKHGDGAKAEVTVRYADHYLRVEVLNSGPSVLSDSRPTRREPVPGQADGTGRGLLGLRERVAVYGGDLDARRRLGGGYRVRARIPLDRP, encoded by the coding sequence GTGTGGGGATCCGGGACGATGTGGCTGGTCATCGCCCTGGCGGCGGCAGTTGGCGCCGCTGGGTGTCTGTGTGTGGCGGTGGTCCGGGCGCGGCGGCTGCACCAGGCGGCCATCGAGGAGCGCGGCTGGCTGCTGGAGCGGGAGCGCGAGAGCGCGGCGCGGACCGCGGTCGACGCCGAGCGGGCCAGGATCGCCGCCGAGCTCCACGACATCGTCAGCCACAACGTGAGCCTCATGGTGGTCCAGGCCGGGGCCGCCCGTGAGGTGCTGGCCACGATGCCGGACGAGGCTGCGGCGGCGATGAGCGCCGTCGAGGGCGCCGGGCGGAACACGATGACCGAGCTGCGGCACCTGCTCGGCCTGCTCGCACCCGCGCAGAACGGCGACGACGAGCCCTACGGTATGGACCTGTCACCGCAGCCGAGCTTGAGCCGGCTCAGCCCGCTGATCGACCGGATTGCCTTTGCCGGCCTGCCCGTGGAGATGCGCATCTCGGGTGAGCCGCGCCCGCTGCCGACCGGGATCGATGTCACCGCCTACCGGATCATCCAGGAGGCCCTGACCAATGCCCTCAAACACGGGGACGGAGCGAAAGCCGAGGTGACGGTGCGATACGCGGACCACTACCTGCGAGTCGAGGTGCTGAACAGCGGACCGAGCGTCCTGTCGGACAGCCGGCCCACGCGGAGGGAGCCGGTCCCGGGCCAGGCAGACGGAACGGGACGCGGGCTGCTCGGCCTGCGGGAGCGGGTCGCCGTCTACGGCGGCGATCTCGACGCCCGCCGCCGGCTCGGCGGCGGCTACCGCGTGCGCGCCCGGATCCCGCTGGACCGGCCATGA
- a CDS encoding ABC transporter ATP-binding protein translates to MTTDHDSARQVVVRLDSVHKEYGDAKALDGLSLEIRAGDAVAVMGPSGCGKSTLLNMVAGLDRPTSGTVEVQGQDLGKLNETGLALFRRRNVGMIFQFFNLIDDLPALDNVALAAQLTGTSARQSRRRALELLDELGVAERRNNYPATLSGGERQRVAVARALMNRPALLLADEPTGALDSRSGEQVMDLLIDLNQIGQTLLIVTHDPQLATRCASRLIEVADGRVARESTLEATA, encoded by the coding sequence ATGACAACTGATCACGACAGTGCCCGGCAAGTGGTGGTGCGGCTGGACAGCGTCCACAAGGAGTACGGCGACGCGAAGGCGTTGGACGGCCTGTCGCTGGAGATCAGGGCGGGGGACGCGGTCGCCGTGATGGGCCCCTCCGGCTGCGGCAAGTCCACCTTGCTCAACATGGTGGCCGGCCTGGACCGGCCGACGTCGGGCACGGTCGAGGTGCAGGGTCAGGATCTCGGGAAACTGAACGAGACCGGCTTGGCGCTGTTCCGGCGGCGGAACGTCGGCATGATCTTCCAGTTCTTCAACCTCATCGACGATCTGCCCGCCCTGGACAATGTGGCGCTGGCCGCGCAGCTGACCGGCACCTCGGCCCGGCAGTCGCGCCGCCGTGCCCTGGAGCTCCTGGACGAACTCGGTGTCGCCGAACGCCGGAACAACTATCCGGCGACGCTCAGCGGCGGCGAGCGCCAACGCGTCGCCGTCGCGCGGGCGTTGATGAACCGCCCGGCCCTACTGCTTGCCGACGAGCCGACCGGCGCCCTCGACAGCCGGTCCGGCGAGCAGGTGATGGATCTGCTGATCGACCTCAACCAGATCGGCCAGACCCTGTTGATCGTCACCCACGACCCGCAGCTGGCCACCCGCTGCGCCAGCCGGCTGATCGAAGTGGCCGACGGCCGGGTCGCCCGCGAGAGCACGCTGGAGGCGACCGCGTGA
- a CDS encoding ABC transporter permease, whose amino-acid sequence MSAVWRASRAAVKRRRLQTFVIGLVVLCSTTTVLLALALLSAASGPFDKAYAAQRGAHTVAAFDTTKVSQAQLARTARQPGVEAAAGPFGQAVVAIPKDWLWMAGGTLTVVGRADPAGPVDRIELLEGHWATAPGEIVVNWSVQGSPGPELLGTKLETPGGATLTVVGFAASMSKSGSAWVSPEQMAALHPTSAQMLYRFTDSSTEAQLSASLARATTGLPRESLTGAQTYLTLKQAFSALADSYLPFITLFGILGLLVSTLIVGNVVSGAVVSGYRHIGVLKALGFTPNQVVAVYLTMLSVPAVVGCVLGTLAGNALAGPILKVAFTGIDVGRASVGDISPWVSVACLVGMPVLVLLAALVPALRAHRLPAAEAISAGGAPRTGRGLRVQRLLGASRLPRPVSLGLGQPFARPSRALLTMAAIVLGVTTVTLSTGLTSSMVAHGNVGREDGGARIHVTTGGSGSDRTPPRLSDPQIEKRLRSLPGAEGVRARALSQTNMTGQTQPVFADFYRGDDSLYEHTIVKGRAPVAAGEIVAGPAFLTQRGLKLGDRVTLELNGRKITATVVGQLMEGNARALEAAWDTFTQLAPGVHATEYTVRLAPGSDARAYAEAVAALDPGLHASVMDSGNAGTATVITFSTVFTVLLTLVASLGVFNTVLLNTRERRRDLGMLKSIGMTPRQVVVMTVTSVAGLGAVGGLLGIPLGIVAHRLVVDHVGVVDFPAYMKDVWHAPQLAAMLLAGVAIAVLGALVPARSAARMTIASVLHTE is encoded by the coding sequence GTGAGCGCCGTATGGAGAGCCTCGCGCGCGGCCGTGAAGCGCCGCCGGCTCCAGACCTTCGTCATCGGGCTCGTCGTGCTCTGCTCCACCACGACCGTCCTGCTCGCGCTGGCGCTGCTGAGCGCCGCCTCGGGCCCTTTCGACAAGGCCTACGCCGCACAGCGCGGTGCTCATACGGTGGCGGCCTTCGACACCACGAAGGTCTCGCAGGCGCAGTTGGCGCGGACCGCCCGGCAGCCCGGAGTGGAGGCTGCGGCCGGGCCGTTCGGGCAGGCCGTCGTCGCCATCCCCAAGGACTGGCTCTGGATGGCGGGCGGCACCCTCACGGTGGTGGGCCGAGCCGATCCGGCGGGCCCCGTGGACCGGATCGAACTCCTTGAGGGCCACTGGGCCACCGCACCCGGCGAGATCGTCGTCAACTGGTCCGTCCAGGGCTCCCCAGGCCCCGAGCTGCTCGGCACCAAGCTGGAGACCCCCGGCGGAGCGACGCTGACCGTCGTTGGATTCGCCGCCAGCATGAGCAAGTCGGGGAGCGCCTGGGTCTCGCCCGAGCAGATGGCCGCACTGCACCCGACCTCCGCCCAGATGCTCTACCGCTTCACGGACTCCTCGACGGAGGCCCAGCTGAGCGCCTCGCTGGCACGGGCCACCACGGGACTGCCCAGGGAATCGCTGACCGGCGCTCAGACCTACCTCACCCTCAAGCAGGCCTTCTCCGCGCTGGCCGACTCCTACCTCCCGTTCATCACACTCTTCGGCATCCTCGGCCTGCTCGTCTCCACCCTGATCGTCGGCAACGTGGTCAGCGGGGCGGTCGTCTCCGGGTACCGGCACATCGGGGTGCTCAAGGCCCTGGGCTTCACCCCCAACCAGGTCGTCGCCGTCTACCTGACAATGCTTTCCGTACCGGCGGTGGTGGGCTGCGTGCTGGGCACTCTGGCCGGCAACGCGCTGGCCGGGCCGATCCTGAAGGTCGCGTTCACCGGCATCGACGTGGGCCGGGCCTCGGTCGGCGACATCAGCCCGTGGGTGTCCGTGGCCTGCCTCGTGGGCATGCCCGTCCTCGTCCTGCTGGCCGCGCTGGTCCCCGCCCTGCGCGCCCACCGGCTGCCCGCCGCGGAGGCGATCAGCGCGGGCGGCGCGCCGCGGACCGGGCGCGGGCTGCGCGTCCAGCGGCTGCTCGGCGCTAGCCGGCTGCCGCGCCCGGTCAGTCTGGGCCTCGGCCAGCCGTTCGCCCGCCCCAGCCGCGCCCTGCTGACCATGGCGGCCATCGTCCTCGGGGTCACCACGGTGACCCTGTCGACCGGACTGACCAGCAGCATGGTGGCGCACGGCAATGTCGGGCGGGAGGACGGAGGCGCCAGGATCCACGTGACGACCGGGGGTTCGGGCAGCGACCGGACCCCGCCCAGGCTCAGCGACCCGCAGATCGAGAAACGGCTGCGGTCCCTGCCGGGTGCGGAGGGGGTACGGGCCCGCGCGCTGTCCCAGACGAACATGACTGGGCAGACCCAGCCCGTCTTCGCCGACTTCTACCGCGGCGACGATTCCTTGTACGAGCACACCATCGTCAAGGGCCGGGCGCCGGTCGCGGCGGGCGAGATCGTGGCCGGGCCGGCGTTCCTGACCCAGCGCGGACTGAAGCTCGGTGACCGGGTCACGCTGGAGCTGAACGGCAGGAAGATCACCGCGACCGTCGTGGGTCAGCTCATGGAGGGCAACGCCCGGGCCCTGGAGGCCGCTTGGGATACTTTCACCCAACTTGCACCGGGCGTCCACGCCACCGAGTACACGGTGCGGCTCGCCCCCGGCTCCGACGCGCGCGCCTACGCCGAGGCGGTCGCTGCGCTCGACCCGGGCCTGCACGCGTCGGTGATGGACTCCGGCAACGCCGGCACCGCCACCGTCATCACCTTCTCGACGGTGTTCACGGTGCTGCTGACGCTCGTCGCATCGCTCGGTGTCTTCAACACCGTTCTCCTGAACACCCGTGAGCGGCGCCGGGACCTGGGCATGCTCAAGTCGATCGGGATGACACCCCGGCAGGTGGTGGTGATGACGGTGACCTCGGTCGCCGGGCTGGGCGCGGTCGGCGGGCTGCTCGGCATCCCGCTCGGGATCGTGGCGCACCGCCTCGTCGTGGACCATGTCGGGGTGGTCGACTTCCCCGCATATATGAAGGACGTGTGGCACGCGCCGCAGCTGGCCGCGATGCTCCTGGCGGGTGTGGCGATCGCAGTCCTCGGCGCACTGGTCCCGGCCCGGTCGGCGGCCCGGATGACCATCGCCTCGGTGCTGCACACCGAGTAG
- a CDS encoding TetR/AcrR family transcriptional regulator: protein MTQGIRNDGATTSTLWDRTRRLAAQEILQTALRLFAQQGYDETTIAQIAREAGVSQRTLFRYFGTKEDLVAGSEEQFTTLLTETVREQPVDASTWDALRAAFKAALSLHATPQEALERLRLVHNTDSLRAAYLGKRVRCQEELLPLLEARPAHAGLGKGQARAIVATAFACFDAAIATWLEGDGQGDILDLYDQGLATVRS from the coding sequence ATGACGCAGGGAATTCGGAACGATGGGGCGACTACGTCCACGCTGTGGGACCGGACGCGGCGGCTGGCCGCTCAAGAGATCCTCCAGACCGCATTGCGCCTGTTCGCCCAACAGGGATACGACGAGACGACCATCGCGCAGATCGCCCGCGAAGCCGGAGTCTCCCAGCGCACCCTCTTCCGCTACTTCGGCACCAAGGAAGACCTTGTCGCCGGCAGCGAGGAGCAGTTCACCACCCTCCTGACGGAAACCGTCCGGGAGCAGCCCGTCGACGCGAGCACCTGGGACGCGTTGCGGGCCGCGTTCAAGGCGGCGCTCTCCCTCCATGCGACTCCCCAGGAAGCGCTGGAGCGCCTCCGCCTGGTACACAACACCGACTCCCTGCGCGCCGCCTATCTGGGGAAGCGCGTGCGCTGCCAGGAGGAGCTACTGCCGCTGCTCGAAGCCAGACCGGCCCATGCGGGGCTGGGCAAGGGGCAGGCCCGCGCCATCGTTGCGACAGCGTTCGCCTGCTTCGATGCCGCCATTGCGACGTGGCTCGAGGGCGATGGGCAGGGCGACATCCTTGATCTGTACGACCAAGGCCTGGCCACGGTGCGCAGCTAG